The region TTTGACCGTGCCATCTACAGATAAGTCAAATGTCAGTTAAATACAAGTAAaggaaaattttgatttaagaaTATAGAGGCATGACAAGCAATTGACCTGGAAAAGCTCCCGAACCATACGGGCACCTTCACCGACATACTTTTGAACAAGTTCACTTCCAATAACCCGAATGAAACATGCATCAGTTCTGTTGGCTACAGCTCTAGCCAAAAGTGTTTTCCCAGTTCCAGGAGGACCATAGCATAAAACACCTTTAGGAGGATCAATTCCAAGCTTCACAAATTTCTCTGGATGAAGCATGGGAAGCTCAACAACCTATGGAAGAACAGGCAACTTGAGATATCTTAACCAGAATATGTAGAAACAAAATATGTATAGTTAATATACTCACTTCTCGCATCTTTTCTATTTGCTCTTTACATCCGCCAACATCATTATATGTTACATCAGGTTTTTCTTCTACAGTCATCATAGTAACACTTGGATCAATCTTTGGAGGCAATGGGATCTGAATCTGGTACTTGTTGCGATCAACCCTGCAAGGACAGCACAATCACTATCAATTATGGAAACAAATTGAACATATAGATACATATAAATTGCAAATCCATAGTCCTTTCAtgagaaattaaaaaagatcacaaaataaaatgattaaagaAGAAACCTACCCAACTCGCATGCCTTCTTCAATATCTGTTGGGGAGACTTTGTCGCCAAGTCCAACCACAAACTACAAAAATCCAACAAAATTTTATAACGGAGTACTGAGAAAGCAAATCTGGCAATTAAATAACTTATATGCGAATGTTTGATACTTAAGTTTTTCTACCTACATAATACATATACTCTGTTAAACAATGAAAGTCCGATAAGAGTTAACtaccataaaaaaaaaacaaagcatTGAATAGCCGCTTGAAAAATCTTTGAGACAGTTAAATAAAGATGGAAAACAAACTTagcaagaaaaagaagaagagaccTTAGCAATTTGCTTAACATTGATAACATATTTGGCGTCCTCGGTGTTAGGATTAATAATCTTGGTGCACCTTGCAACCTATCACAACATAAGATatacaaaataagaaaatttaataatgaGCATACTGTGGTGTTTATTCAAACAAAATAAGTAATAGTAATGAATAATAGATAAAATACTTGAAGAGGTTGCTCCTCCTGCATCATTTGCTTATCAGAGACAAGATCCCATTGACTTGGAGCAACTAATCCAGTGTCTGATTCCTTTATACCTATTGTAATTACCAAACAGAAACAAGGCCCGATTTAAAAGctaaaacttcaaaaaaaacaaaaacaaagtcaGCTGTGCTACACTGTCCACCAGACTTATGCCTTAAAACCTAGATGTGAAATTGAAAAATGCATATGTTTCAGTCTATTGCAAATAAATCTTTAACATAACTGAACAAAACAAAGTAATTCCAATTACAAAACTATTAACCAAGGCAGAGAAAACTCGAACTAGGGTTCTGTCTTCACTCATTCATACATACTAGCAATGAATTAACAACTAGGTAGCACCACCACTAGGGTTTCTGTCTTCACTCattcattcatattttttttcatagaaACCTAAAATAACACTGTTTTGCCATGTCGGTGTCCAAATATCCCGTTTTCTATACCTAGattaacaataaaattttaaattaaaataaaataatgataaaggTACCTCGAAGATCATTAATTTTCTTAGCTAAATCCTTAATTTCCTTCTCTTCCTTCTTAATGGTGTTTGAGTAAGGACCCAATCCCTACAAAAGAATGAACAATTATTATCAAAttacaaatttcaaaataaaaattagatctttatcaaaaaaaaaaagtaatacaTACATAGGTTTTGAGAAGGGCGATGTCGCCTTCGTCGAGAGGCGGCGGATTCTTCTCGTCCTTCATCACCTCATCGTCGTCCGTCGCTGCTGGCGGCGCCATTGTT is a window of Mercurialis annua linkage group LG2, ddMerAnnu1.2, whole genome shotgun sequence DNA encoding:
- the LOC126667946 gene encoding 26S proteasome regulatory subunit 7-like, which codes for MAPPAATDDDEVMKDEKNPPPLDEGDIALLKTYGLGPYSNTIKKEEKEIKDLAKKINDLRGIKESDTGLVAPSQWDLVSDKQMMQEEQPLQVARCTKIINPNTEDAKYVINVKQIAKFVVGLGDKVSPTDIEEGMRVGVDRNKYQIQIPLPPKIDPSVTMMTVEEKPDVTYNDVGGCKEQIEKMREVVELPMLHPEKFVKLGIDPPKGVLCYGPPGTGKTLLARAVANRTDACFIRVIGSELVQKYVGEGARMVRELFQMARSKKACIVFFDEVDAIGGARFDDGVGGDNEVQRTMLEIVNQLDGFDARGNIKVLMATNRPDTLDPALLRPGRLDRKIEFGLPDLESRAQIFKIHTRTMNCERDIRFELLARLCPNSTGADIRSVCTEAGMYAIRARRKTVTEKDFLDAVNKVIKGYQKFSATPKYMVYN